The Haloferax sp. Atlit-12N region GGTTCGGTTCCGTCCCGTCGCCGTCGTACTGCGTCTGGTTAGTCAGAGTCTCGACGCTGTCACCGCTGAGGTACTTAATCGAGGTTTCGTTCATGTCCACCGCGTCCGAGCCGGCCGCCAGACGAACGGTGAGCGTGATGTTGTCGATGTCCGCCTCGCCGCCGACCGTCCCGTGCGTGTTGAGGACTTCGACGCGGTTGGTGACCTTGTTCACGGACTGCTCACCGGCGTCTTCGGCAGTCGCCTGCAGGAAGCCAGCCGTGTTCACGAGGACACCCGCCGCGATTGCGGCGACCAGAACCATCGCGATGAAGACGATGAGCGTGCCGATACCGACCTGACCGCGGTCGTCGTCAGTAATGTTGTTGAACATATGAATCTCCTTAGAGCGCGATGGGGTCGTTGTTGTCTTTGCCCGCGAGCTGCTGGGGCATCGTCAGGATGACCTGCGTCGTACCACCGTTGCGGCTGGTGATGTCGAGCTTGACCGTCTGGCCCGTCGCCGTACCGTTGGCGGAGGAGCCTTCGACCGTCGAGGTGTTGATGACGATCTCAGCGCGGTCGGACTGCTCGTTGAGGACCTCGAACGAACCGTCGCTGTCCTCGAGGACGCCCGCGGTGAAGTTGTTGCCAGTCGTCAGGTTAGCGGGGTCTGCGGTGTCAGCGTTGTTGACGGTGTCGTTGTAGGTGAGCGTCCGCGCGGTCGTCTCACTCAGGTACTTGACCGTCGTGTCTTCAAGAGAGACACTTCCGGAACCGGCCGCGAGGCGGACGGTCAGGAAGACTTGGTCGACCGTGCGTTCCTCACCGGACTGGTTGA contains the following coding sequences:
- the flgA2 gene encoding flagellin A2; this encodes MFNNITDDDRGQVGIGTLIVFIAMVLVAAIAAGVLVNTAGFLQATAEDAGEQSVNKVTNRVEVLNTHGTVGGEADIDNITLTVRLAAGSDAVDMNETSIKYLSGDSVETLTNQTQYDGDGTEPNPDADEFGLTEVTDDDSSFGVLNSMNDRYEVKIDTAAIEDSNGDETDLVGGLSTGEQVTLEITSRTGGTTQVILTMPQQLAGKTQGEPVEL
- the flgA1 gene encoding flagellin A1: MFENIKEDRGQVGIGTLIVFIAMVLVAAIAAGVLVNTAGFLQATAEDAGQQSVNKVTNRVDVVNAHGLVNQSGEERTVDQVFLTVRLAAGSGSVSLEDTTVKYLSETTARTLTYNDTVNNADTADPANLTTGNNFTAGVLEDSDGSFEVLNEQSDRAEIVINTSTVEGSSANGTATGQTVKLDITSRNGGTTQVILTMPQQLAGKDNNDPIAL